The Rhodococcus antarcticus DNA segment GCTGCAGGCCATCCGGGCCACCTCTGCGGACCCGGGGCAGCTGGGGATCGTTCTCAACCTGCAGCACGTGTCCCCGGAGACCGACGATCCCGCCGACGTCGACGCCGCTCGACGGGTGGACGCGGTGCACAACCGGCTGTGGCTGGGGGCCCTGTTCGCCGGTGCCTACCCGCAGGACCTGCTCGACGACGTGGCCCCGCTCTCCGGGCTCGACCACGTGCACGACGGCGACCTGCAGACCATCGCGCAGCCCGTGGACTGGGTCGGGCTCAACTACTACTGCCCCGCCGTGGTCACCGGGAGGCCCGGTCAGTCCGAGCGCGGGGAGGCCGCCGCCGCCTACCCCGGCTGTGAGGACGTGCGGATGGTCGACCGCGGGCGCCCGACGACCGACATGGGCTGGGAGGTGGACCCGCAGGGCTTCCGGGACACCCTCGCGATGCTCGGCACCGCCGCCCCGGAGGTCCCGATCCACATCACCGAGAACGGCGCGGCGTACCCCGACCAGCTCGTCGACGGGACGGTGCACGACGCTGACCGGGTGGCCTACCTCCGCACCCACCTGGAGGCCCTCGCCCTGGCGCGGGCGGACGGGATCGACGTGCGCGGCTACTTCGTCTGGTCGCTGCTGGACAACTTCGAGTGGGCCTGGGGCTACGGCAAGCGCTTCGGGGTGGTGCACGTGGACTACGACACCCAGGTGCGCACGCCCAAGGACAGCGCCCTCTGGTACGCGGGCCTGCTCGCCCACCACCGGGCGCGCTGGGGCCGACGGCCGTGACGGGGCCCGGCGCTGGTCGGTCGTCCTCGACCCAGAGGTCACCTTCACCGTCCCGCGTCGAAGCCGTGTCCGGATCGTGACCCGCGGTGTGCCCGGGGAGCACCTCGCCCAGACCGGCCCGGAGGGCGCGGGGACCCGGCCGGGACACCAGGCACCGTCCACGGTGGACTGATCGACTCCGCTCCGATCGTTCTGCGCACCAGCGTGTTTCCCGTGTTGCGCGAGCCTCCGCGAACAGGAACCGCGGCGGCGGACGGCGCTCGGGGCGCCTCGGTGCGCACGCGACACGGTGATCACCGGGATGGTTGTGAGCGCGGTCACCTCTGTGTACCGTCCGGCCTGAGCAAAAACGCTTTTACACACTCTCCACCCGGTCACGACGAAGTGGCCCCGAACGCTGCGCGTGCCCACGCGACCAGCCGGGGCGGACGAGAAAGGCATGGGGCATGGCTCTCCGCTCCCGAACTCCCCGACGCACGATGGCCATCGCGGGCGTGCTCAGCGTCGGGCTGCTCGCCAGCGCGTGCGGCGGCAGCAGCAGCGACACCAGCAGCACCGCCTCGGGCGCCTCGAGCGGCGACTGCTCGGCGTACACCCAGTACGGGGACCTGTCCGGCAAGACCATCAGCGTCTCCGCCGGCATCGTGACCCCCGAGGACACCGCTTACATCGACTCCTACAAGCCGTTCGAGGACTGCACCGGCGCCAAGGTCACCTACGACGGCAACAAGGACTTCGAGACCCAGATCCTGGTCCGGGCGCGGGCCGGAAACCCCCCGGACATCGCCATCGTCCCGCAGCCCGGCCTGGTCAAGCAGCTCGTGGCCACCGGGGCCGCCAAGCCCGCCCCCAAGGCCGTCGCCGACAACGTCGACAAGTTCTGGAGCCCCGAGTGGAAGGCGTACACCACGGTCGACGGCAAGTACTACGGCGCACCGTCGGGCGCCAGCGTGAAGTCGCTCGTCTGGTACTCCCCCAGCGAGTTCAAGGACAGCGGGTACGCGGTGCCCACCACCCTCGACGAGCTGAAGACGCTGTCGGACAAGATGGTCTCCGACGGCAAGAAGCCCTGGTGCGCCGGCATCTCGAGCGGTGAGGCCACCGGTTGGCCGATCACCGACTGGATGGAGGACATGATGCTCCGCTCGGCCGGACCGGCCGAGTACGACAAGTGGGTCAACCACCAGATCGCGTTCAACTCCGCGGAGCCCACCAAGGCCCTGGACATGGTCGGTGAGTACCTGAAGAACCCGGCCTACGTGAACGGTGGCCTCGGCGACGTCACCTCCATCGCCACCACCACGTTCCAGGACGGCGGGCTGCCGATCCTCGACGGCACGTGCTCCCTGCACCGCCAGGCCAGCTTCTACGCGGCCAACTGGCCCAAGGGCACCACGGTGGCCGAGGACGGCGACGTCTTCGCCTTCTACCTGCCCGGCAAGACCGCCGGCGACAAGCCGGTCCTCGGTGGTGGCGAGTTCAACGTCGCCTTCTCCGACCGTCCGGAGGTCCAGGCTTTCCAGACCTACCTGTCCACCGACACGTGGGCCAACAACAAGGTGGCCGCCACCCCCAACGGCGGCTGGATCAGCGCCAACAAGGGCTTGGACGCGTCCAAGCTGAGCAGCCCGATCGACAAGCTGTCGGCCGACCTGCTGCAGGACCCGAAGACGGTGTTCCGCTTCGACGGCTCGGACCAGATGCCGGCCGCCGTGGGCTCCAACTCGTTCTGGAAGCAGGCCACCGCCTGGATCACCGGCCAGAGCACCAAGGACACGGTCGACAACATCGAGGCCTCCTGGCCGACGTCCTGACCTGATCTCCGCCGCGGGAGGTGGTCCGGCACCCGCCGGACCACCTTCCGCTCCCCGCACCCCGAGTCCACTCCGCAGCACGGTCCACCCAGGAGGTGAAGAGCTCCCGTGACCACCCTCGAGAAGCTCACCAGCATGGCCGGCGCACTCCTGCTGTTCGGGGCGGTGATGGGGTTGATCCTCTACATCGCCGGACGGTTCGGCGAGCGCCGGGCCGGCAAGCCCGTCGCGTTCCTGTTCCTGCTGCCCACCGCGCTGCTGGTGGCGGTCGGGCTGGTCTACCCCGCGCTGCGGACGATCTACCAGTCGTTCTTCGACGCCGGGGGCACCTCGTTCGTCGGGCTCGACAACTTCGCCACCATCTTCACCAGCTCCGACGAGCTCACCGTGCTGCGCAACACGGTGCTCTGGGTGGTGGTCACCCCGTTCATCGCCACCGCCGTCGGTCTGCTCTACGCGATCCTGGTCGACGGGGCCCGCATGGAGGCCTTCGCCAAGGCTCTGATCTTCCTGCCCATGGCCATCTCCTTCGTCGGCGCCTCCATCATCTGGAAGTTCATCTACGCCTACCGCCCCGACCAGGCCAACGTGAAGCAGATCGGCGTGCTGAACCAGATCGTCGTGTGGCTGGGCGGCACACCGGTGAACTGGCTGGTGGGCTCGCCGCTGAACACCCTGCTGCTCATCGTCATCCTGATCTGGATCCAGGCCGGCTTCGCCATGACGATCCTCTCGGCGGCGATCAAGGCCATCCCCGGCGACATCGTGGAGGCCGCCCGCCTCGACGGCGTGACGACGCTCGGCATGTTCCGCTTCGTCACCCTGCCGAGCATCCGGCCGGCGGTGGTCGTCGTGCTCACCACCATCGGCATCGCCACCCTCAAGGTGTTCGACATCGTCCGCACCGTCACCGGCGGCTCGTTCAACACCAGCGTGGTGGCCTACGAGTTCTACAGCCAGACGTTCTCGTCGTCGAACCAGGGCCTCGGCTCCGCGCTCGCCGTGCTGCTGTTCGTGCTCGTCATCCCCATCGTCGCCTACAACATCCGCCAGATGCGCGCCACGGAGGCTCGATGACCACCTTCACGCCGCCCCCCGTCCTCGAGAAGAAGAACGACCCCCCGGTCCCGCCCCCGCCCCTGTCGGGCAGCGAGGTCGCCGAGAGCGCGGCCAAGCGGCTCTCCCGGCCGTGGGCCACCGCCGCCGCGCTGATCATCGCGGTGCTGTGGACCATCCCGACGTTCGGGCTGCTGGTGTCCTCGTTCCGCCCCGAGAAGCTGACGAAGACCACCGGCTGGTGGACGTTCTTCAGCAACCCCACCGTCACCCTGGACAACTACCGGGCGGTGCTCACCACCGAGGGGTCCTCCGGGCTGGGCAAGTACGTCATCAACTCCTTCATCATCGTGATCCCCTCGGTGGTGATCCCGCTGGTGCTGGCCACGCTCGCGGCGTACGCGTTCGCCTGGGTGAAGTTCCCGGGCCGCAACGTGCTGTTCATCGCCGTCTTCGCGCTGCAGATCGTGCCCATCCAGGTCACCCTGCTGCCGCTGCTCAAGCTCTACGTCAAGGGTGACCTGGTCGGTTTCCCCGCCATCTGGATCTCGCACTCCATCTTCGCGCTGCCGCTGGCCATCTTCTTGCTGCACAACTTCATGCGGGAGATCCCCGCGGAGCTCATCGAGGCGGCCCGGGTCGACGGTGCCGGGCACGTCAAGATCCTCACGGCGGTGCTGCTGCCCCTGCTCAAGCCGGCCATCGCGGCCTTCGGGATCTTCCAGTTCCTGTGGGTCTGGAACGACCTCCTGGTCGCCCTCGTGTTCGCCGGGGGCGGCAGCGACGTCGCCCCGATCACGAAGGGCCTCGCCGACCTCTCCGGCACCCGCGACTCGGCCTGGCACCTGCTCTCGGCCGGCGCGCTGGTCGCCATCATCGTGCCGGTGGTCGTGTTCCTCTCGCTGCAGCGGTACTTCGTGCGCGGCTTGCTGGCGGGCGGGCTCAAGGGCTGACCCCCGCCGGCCGCGCCCCGCGCCGGCCTCCACCCAGGGGCCCGGTCCCCCGGTCGGCGCGACCCAGGAGGAACCATCCCCACCATCCACGACGTTGCCCGGGAGGCCGGCGTCTCCATCGGCACGGTGTCCCGGGCGCTGCGTGGGCTCGACCGCGTCAACGCCGACACCCGGGCGCGGGTGCTGCTGGCGGCCAGCACCCTGGGCTACGTCGCCTCGCCCGCCGCCTCGAGCCTGGCCACCGGCCGGACCATGACCATCGGGGTGGTCGTCCCGTACGTGACCCGGTGGTACTTCGCGAACGTGGTCGAGGGTGCGGAGGCGCTGTGCCGGTCGCACGGGTACGACCTGCTGCTCTACGGCCTCGGTGAGCAGGTGGACGTGGCTCGTCGGCTCACCGCCATCGCGACCCTGCACAAGCGGGTCGACGCGGTGCTGGTGCTCAACCTCGCCCTCGACGGCCCCGAGGTCGACGTGCTGCGCAACCTCTCGGTGCCGGTGGCCCTGGTGGGTTCCACGGTCACCGGGCTGGGCAGCGTGAGCGTGGACGACGTGCAGGTCGCCCGCACCGCCACCGAGCACCTGATCGGCCTCGGCCACACCCGCATCGCGCACATGGGCGGGCTCGCCGAGGACGCGTTCCACTTCCCCACCCCGCACGACCGCTTCGCCGGCTACCTCGGAGCCCTCGCCGACGCCGGGCTGCCCGCGGACCCGGCCCTGGACGTCTACGGCGGCTGGTCGGTCCAAGGTGGGTCCGCGGCCATGGACGTGCTGCTCGCGCTGCCCGCACGTCGACGGCCGACCGCGGTGTTCGCCAGCTCGGACGAGATGGCCATGGGGGCGCTGTCCTCGGCCCGGCGCCACGGTGTGCGGGTGCCCGCCGACCTCTCGGTTGTCGGGGTCGACGACCACGAGATGGCCGAGTACCTGGACCTCACGACCGTGCGCCAGCCGGTCCCC contains these protein-coding regions:
- a CDS encoding GH1 family beta-glucosidase — translated: MSHPTHPDSLLDATPEGSDPRLAAAFPTDFTWGAATASFQIEGATHEGGRGPSIWDTFCAEPGRVVNGDNGDVAVDHYHRYPEDVALMARLGLGAYRFSFAWPRLLPTGSGALNPAGVDFYDRLVDTLLEAGITPCATLYHWDLPQALQDAGGWPARDTVARFTDHAVAVHAHFSDRIRQWATFNEPWCSAFLGHQAGVHAPGATDARLSVPAAHHLLLAHGSALQAIRATSADPGQLGIVLNLQHVSPETDDPADVDAARRVDAVHNRLWLGALFAGAYPQDLLDDVAPLSGLDHVHDGDLQTIAQPVDWVGLNYYCPAVVTGRPGQSERGEAAAAYPGCEDVRMVDRGRPTTDMGWEVDPQGFRDTLAMLGTAAPEVPIHITENGAAYPDQLVDGTVHDADRVAYLRTHLEALALARADGIDVRGYFVWSLLDNFEWAWGYGKRFGVVHVDYDTQVRTPKDSALWYAGLLAHHRARWGRRP
- a CDS encoding ABC transporter substrate-binding protein: MAIAGVLSVGLLASACGGSSSDTSSTASGASSGDCSAYTQYGDLSGKTISVSAGIVTPEDTAYIDSYKPFEDCTGAKVTYDGNKDFETQILVRARAGNPPDIAIVPQPGLVKQLVATGAAKPAPKAVADNVDKFWSPEWKAYTTVDGKYYGAPSGASVKSLVWYSPSEFKDSGYAVPTTLDELKTLSDKMVSDGKKPWCAGISSGEATGWPITDWMEDMMLRSAGPAEYDKWVNHQIAFNSAEPTKALDMVGEYLKNPAYVNGGLGDVTSIATTTFQDGGLPILDGTCSLHRQASFYAANWPKGTTVAEDGDVFAFYLPGKTAGDKPVLGGGEFNVAFSDRPEVQAFQTYLSTDTWANNKVAATPNGGWISANKGLDASKLSSPIDKLSADLLQDPKTVFRFDGSDQMPAAVGSNSFWKQATAWITGQSTKDTVDNIEASWPTS
- a CDS encoding carbohydrate ABC transporter permease; translation: MTTLEKLTSMAGALLLFGAVMGLILYIAGRFGERRAGKPVAFLFLLPTALLVAVGLVYPALRTIYQSFFDAGGTSFVGLDNFATIFTSSDELTVLRNTVLWVVVTPFIATAVGLLYAILVDGARMEAFAKALIFLPMAISFVGASIIWKFIYAYRPDQANVKQIGVLNQIVVWLGGTPVNWLVGSPLNTLLLIVILIWIQAGFAMTILSAAIKAIPGDIVEAARLDGVTTLGMFRFVTLPSIRPAVVVVLTTIGIATLKVFDIVRTVTGGSFNTSVVAYEFYSQTFSSSNQGLGSALAVLLFVLVIPIVAYNIRQMRATEAR
- a CDS encoding carbohydrate ABC transporter permease — its product is MTTFTPPPVLEKKNDPPVPPPPLSGSEVAESAAKRLSRPWATAAALIIAVLWTIPTFGLLVSSFRPEKLTKTTGWWTFFSNPTVTLDNYRAVLTTEGSSGLGKYVINSFIIVIPSVVIPLVLATLAAYAFAWVKFPGRNVLFIAVFALQIVPIQVTLLPLLKLYVKGDLVGFPAIWISHSIFALPLAIFLLHNFMREIPAELIEAARVDGAGHVKILTAVLLPLLKPAIAAFGIFQFLWVWNDLLVALVFAGGGSDVAPITKGLADLSGTRDSAWHLLSAGALVAIIVPVVVFLSLQRYFVRGLLAGGLKG
- a CDS encoding LacI family DNA-binding transcriptional regulator is translated as MSRALRGLDRVNADTRARVLLAASTLGYVASPAASSLATGRTMTIGVVVPYVTRWYFANVVEGAEALCRSHGYDLLLYGLGEQVDVARRLTAIATLHKRVDAVLVLNLALDGPEVDVLRNLSVPVALVGSTVTGLGSVSVDDVQVARTATEHLIGLGHTRIAHMGGLAEDAFHFPTPHDRFAGYLGALADAGLPADPALDVYGGWSVQGGSAAMDVLLALPARRRPTAVFASSDEMAMGALSSARRHGVRVPADLSVVGVDDHEMAEYLDLTTVRQPVPEQGRIAAQLLLDELEGRTPRGGSSARTVSTELVVRGTTGPAPTPADPRLTRSHRSSPT